Proteins co-encoded in one Neosynechococcus sphagnicola sy1 genomic window:
- the glgP gene encoding alpha-glucan family phosphorylase, translating into MQPILTFNVSPTLPSRLEPLRRLSYNLHWDWSVETKDLFRRLDPDLWDSSRHNPVLMLGTISQERLREVAGDEGFLAQMDRVARELDDYLAERIVDEVHRAPNWFHKQRIMVGAGHLKDCFAYFSAEFGLTDSLPIYSGGLGVLAGDHLKSASDLGLPLVGVGLLYQKGYFSQYLNADGWQQERYPTNDFYNMTLHLERNPDGSELRIAVDFPGRAIYARVWRVQVGAIPLYLLDTNIEPNSSYDQDITDELYGGDIDIRIHQEIMLGIGGVKMLRALGHKVTAFHMNEGHSAFLALERMRQMIQEDHLTFAEAKQVAQSSQIFTTHTPVPAGIDLFPPDKVMYYLGSYAEVFGLSREEFLALGRENTGDLTAPFSMAILAIKTASFVNGVSQLHGEVSRHMFQGLWPELPLNEVPVTSITNGVHARSCVAKSTQDLYDRYLGPSWSDAPADNPIWDRVKSIPDEEWWRNHERCRSELTVFVRERLRKSLRERGASPTEAAKAQDVLDPSVLTIGFARRFATYKRATLFLRDLDRIKRILLDLHRDRLKGSHLDPRKHAVQFVIAGKAHPKDIPGKELIRDIVHFIRDEGMQHNIVFIPDYDIYVSRLMVAGCDVWLNTPRRPREASGTSGMKAAMNGLPNLSVLDGWWDEADYVRTGWPIGHGEDYDDPNYQDDVEANALYDLLEKEIVPLFYDRDNEGLPRGWIAKMKEAVRLNCPLFNTARMVREYATRSYFPASDRYYQMTADTYTPAKALAQWKARLFEHWYDIKIQNIDISTGSMAAGSIPADVQVNQDIAVKTWINLGALSAADVQVELYQGPVNTNGEIVDGMPVSMEFQGVDDQNSSIYTVDITYTNSGLQGLSLRVLPKHSGLSSPHEVGLVLWAHP; encoded by the coding sequence ATGCAGCCCATCCTGACCTTTAATGTCTCACCAACCTTGCCCTCTCGCCTCGAACCCCTGAGACGACTCTCCTATAACTTGCACTGGGACTGGAGCGTCGAGACGAAAGATTTATTTCGCCGTCTAGATCCAGACCTGTGGGATTCCAGTCGCCATAATCCAGTGTTGATGTTGGGAACTATCAGTCAAGAGCGGTTACGGGAGGTAGCTGGGGATGAAGGCTTTCTGGCTCAGATGGATCGGGTGGCACGGGAGTTAGATGATTACCTAGCGGAACGCATTGTGGACGAAGTCCACCGGGCTCCCAATTGGTTCCATAAGCAGCGGATCATGGTAGGAGCAGGCCACTTAAAAGATTGTTTTGCCTACTTCTCGGCTGAGTTTGGGTTAACGGATTCCCTGCCGATTTACTCCGGAGGCTTGGGGGTGTTAGCTGGGGATCACCTCAAGTCAGCCAGCGATTTAGGATTGCCCCTGGTTGGCGTGGGACTGCTCTACCAAAAGGGTTATTTTTCCCAGTATCTGAATGCGGATGGCTGGCAGCAGGAGCGTTACCCCACCAACGACTTCTATAATATGACCCTGCATCTAGAGCGCAACCCAGATGGCTCGGAATTGCGGATTGCCGTTGACTTTCCAGGACGGGCGATCTACGCACGGGTGTGGCGGGTGCAAGTGGGGGCGATTCCCCTCTATCTCCTTGATACGAACATTGAACCCAATAGCTCCTACGACCAAGACATCACAGATGAGTTATACGGGGGAGATATTGATATCCGCATTCACCAGGAAATTATGCTGGGGATTGGGGGGGTGAAAATGCTCCGGGCGTTAGGCCATAAAGTTACGGCCTTCCATATGAATGAGGGGCACTCGGCATTTTTGGCTCTAGAGCGGATGCGCCAGATGATTCAGGAAGATCACCTCACCTTTGCAGAAGCAAAGCAAGTGGCTCAGTCGAGCCAGATCTTTACCACCCATACCCCAGTGCCAGCAGGGATTGATCTCTTCCCGCCCGATAAGGTGATGTATTACCTGGGTTCCTATGCAGAGGTATTTGGCCTCTCACGAGAAGAATTTCTGGCTCTCGGACGGGAAAATACGGGTGATCTGACCGCACCCTTCAGCATGGCAATTCTGGCCATTAAAACCGCAAGCTTTGTCAATGGGGTGAGTCAGCTCCACGGCGAAGTGTCTCGCCACATGTTTCAAGGGCTGTGGCCGGAGTTACCCCTGAATGAGGTGCCTGTTACGTCCATTACTAACGGGGTGCATGCCCGTAGTTGTGTAGCCAAGTCAACCCAGGATCTCTACGATCGCTACCTGGGCCCTAGCTGGTCCGATGCCCCCGCCGATAATCCCATCTGGGATCGCGTCAAGTCGATTCCCGATGAGGAGTGGTGGCGTAATCATGAGCGCTGCCGTTCTGAATTGACGGTGTTTGTGCGCGAGCGGTTGCGCAAAAGCTTGCGGGAACGGGGTGCTTCGCCAACGGAGGCCGCCAAAGCCCAGGATGTACTCGACCCCTCCGTGCTGACGATTGGCTTTGCCCGTCGCTTTGCGACCTATAAACGGGCGACGCTGTTTCTGCGGGATCTGGATCGGATCAAGCGAATTTTGCTGGATCTACATCGAGATCGGCTCAAGGGTAGCCATCTCGACCCTCGCAAACATGCGGTGCAGTTTGTAATTGCTGGCAAAGCCCATCCCAAAGATATTCCTGGGAAAGAACTGATCCGCGATATTGTTCACTTTATCCGTGATGAGGGCATGCAGCACAATATTGTGTTCATTCCCGACTATGACATCTATGTATCTCGACTGATGGTGGCGGGCTGTGATGTCTGGTTAAATACCCCCCGTCGCCCCAGAGAAGCGTCGGGAACCAGCGGCATGAAAGCAGCCATGAATGGACTGCCGAATCTCAGTGTGCTGGATGGGTGGTGGGATGAGGCGGATTACGTGCGCACCGGTTGGCCCATTGGTCACGGTGAAGACTACGATGATCCAAACTATCAGGATGATGTAGAAGCTAATGCCCTCTACGATTTACTGGAAAAAGAAATCGTGCCGCTGTTCTACGATCGCGACAATGAGGGATTGCCGCGGGGATGGATTGCTAAGATGAAGGAGGCGGTGCGCCTGAACTGTCCATTGTTTAATACCGCTCGGATGGTGCGGGAATATGCAACGCGGAGTTATTTCCCGGCCAGCGATCGCTACTACCAGATGACCGCCGATACCTATACCCCTGCCAAAGCTCTGGCACAGTGGAAAGCCCGACTCTTCGAGCACTGGTATGACATTAAGATCCAAAACATTGACATCTCTACAGGGTCTATGGCTGCTGGAAGCATTCCGGCGGATGTGCAGGTCAACCAAGACATTGCCGTCAAAACCTGGATTAACCTCGGTGCCCTGAGTGCAGCAGATGTGCAAGTAGAACTTTACCAGGGCCCGGTGAATACCAATGGGGAGATTGTGGATGGCATGCCAGTGTCCATGGAGTTTCAGGGCGTGGACGACCAAAATAGTAGTATCTACACGGTTGATATCACCTATACCAACAGTGGTCTCCAAGGACTGTCCTTGCGGGTGCTACCCAAGCATTCAGGGTTAAGCAGTCCCCATGAGGTCGGTCTGGTACTCTGGGCACATCCATAA
- a CDS encoding ShlB/FhaC/HecB family hemolysin secretion/activation protein, with protein MGVKVDRSKATEWCVMGVRFVTFGCIGAMPGVLVLATASWGAPCLISCQQLGLHPGSEALFPEGSGRSPGFEVAQRAAPPNLTPRPNPNLDRFLQPPPTPTPLPAPTPPLFTPPSSTPAPTEPTVPIPVTTIDVKGSTVFGAADWNPIIQPLQGHSVTLEQLQQVADAITQLYLNKGYITSRAILVDQTIVNGVVQIQVIEGRLESIQVQGNKRVSRNYISSRIRLGAKTPLNTSHLEDQLRLLKADPLFKSVEASLRPGKELGGSILVVKVAEANHYITSFFADNYSPPSVGGERFGVIMGHRNLSGQGDTISAAYNRTTTGGANVYDFDYALPVNAMNGTLLLRAAPYDNQITDPNFKQFGIRGTNSLYEIGFRQPLIRSTRQEFALSLGFAYQSGQTFLFDNLPTPFGIGPSSDGVSTTSIVKFGQDYVRRDALGAWALRSQVSVGTGLFDATQNPAPIPDGEFISWLGQAQRVQLFGKDRLLILSADLQLTPNSLLPQQQFVIGGGQSIRGYRQNVRSGDNGFRVSAEGRLPIYRDEAGKPLIQLAPFFDAGAVWNQVNNPNLLPEQTFVAGAGLGLLWEPFPRFNVRLDYGIPLIDLRDRGNNIQDAGFYFSVGYRPW; from the coding sequence ATGGGAGTCAAGGTTGACCGCAGCAAGGCTACGGAGTGGTGTGTCATGGGTGTCAGGTTTGTTACCTTTGGGTGTATCGGTGCAATGCCGGGAGTCCTGGTTCTGGCTACAGCTAGTTGGGGAGCGCCTTGTCTCATAAGTTGTCAGCAGCTAGGGCTTCATCCTGGGTCTGAGGCATTGTTCCCGGAAGGGTCGGGACGCTCTCCAGGGTTTGAAGTGGCCCAAAGGGCGGCCCCTCCCAACTTGACCCCGAGACCAAACCCCAATCTCGATCGCTTTTTACAACCCCCACCGACTCCGACGCCGCTGCCAGCCCCCACCCCCCCATTATTTACGCCCCCCAGTTCAACTCCTGCACCAACCGAGCCTACGGTTCCGATCCCAGTAACCACCATCGATGTTAAGGGCAGTACGGTTTTTGGCGCTGCCGACTGGAACCCAATTATTCAGCCTTTACAAGGGCACTCTGTCACCCTGGAGCAGCTACAGCAGGTTGCCGATGCAATTACCCAGCTGTATCTGAATAAGGGCTACATCACCTCCCGAGCGATTCTGGTCGATCAGACGATTGTGAATGGGGTGGTACAAATTCAGGTGATTGAAGGTCGCCTAGAGTCAATCCAAGTCCAGGGCAACAAGCGGGTCAGTCGTAACTACATCAGTAGTCGCATTCGTCTAGGAGCTAAGACTCCCCTCAACACCAGTCACTTAGAGGATCAACTCCGGCTCTTGAAGGCCGACCCGTTATTTAAGAGTGTGGAGGCCAGCCTGCGACCGGGGAAGGAACTGGGAGGTAGCATTTTGGTGGTGAAGGTGGCAGAAGCGAACCATTACATCACCTCTTTTTTTGCGGATAACTATTCCCCTCCCAGCGTTGGCGGAGAACGCTTTGGTGTGATTATGGGGCATCGCAACCTCAGCGGGCAGGGAGATACGATTTCCGCTGCCTACAACCGCACCACCACCGGCGGAGCCAATGTCTATGATTTTGACTATGCGCTCCCCGTCAATGCCATGAATGGTACGCTGCTGTTACGGGCCGCCCCCTATGACAACCAGATCACCGACCCTAACTTTAAGCAGTTTGGCATTCGCGGTACCAATTCACTCTACGAAATTGGGTTTCGGCAACCGCTGATTCGCTCCACCCGGCAGGAATTTGCCCTTTCCCTAGGGTTCGCCTACCAAAGTGGTCAAACCTTTTTGTTTGATAATTTACCCACACCGTTTGGGATTGGGCCGAGTTCGGATGGGGTGAGTACCACCAGTATTGTCAAGTTTGGGCAGGATTACGTGCGGCGGGATGCTCTCGGAGCTTGGGCGCTGCGATCGCAGGTCAGTGTGGGGACAGGACTCTTTGATGCCACCCAGAATCCAGCACCGATCCCGGATGGGGAGTTTATTAGTTGGTTAGGGCAAGCCCAGCGGGTGCAACTCTTTGGCAAGGATCGGTTGCTGATTCTATCGGCGGATCTGCAACTGACCCCCAATAGCTTGTTGCCCCAGCAACAGTTTGTGATTGGGGGAGGGCAATCGATCCGCGGCTATCGCCAAAATGTGCGATCGGGAGACAATGGGTTCCGAGTTTCCGCAGAAGGACGACTGCCCATCTATCGGGATGAAGCTGGCAAACCCCTGATTCAACTTGCCCCATTTTTTGACGCCGGAGCAGTTTGGAACCAGGTAAACAACCCCAATCTTTTACCAGAACAAACGTTTGTGGCTGGAGCGGGACTGGGATTGCTATGGGAGCCATTTCCCCGGTTTAATGTGCGCCTCGACTATGGCATTCCCTTAATCGATCTGCGCGATCGCGGCAACAACATTCAAGACGCTGGCTTTTACTTCAGCGTTGGCTATCGTCCCTGGTGA